The following proteins are encoded in a genomic region of Hymenobacter siberiensis:
- the proB gene encoding glutamate 5-kinase — protein MPLPYRRLVVKIGSNVLTQDNGLPDLARMEHLVAQIVQLKAQGLEVIVVSSGAVAAGRSLITLPAQADAVRSRQLLAAVGQVKLLSTYAELLARHGLLCAQVLVTKEDFRDRQHYLNMKNCFQELLQQDVIPIVNENDVISVTELMFTDNDELASLIAAQLDADALIILSNVDGIFTGDPRLPESELIREIAPADTGFDQFITAQRSQFGRGGMLTKCHMAHKVAKLGISVHIANGKTADILPGVLAGTALSTWFRPSKTASGKKKWLAHAQSAAKAVVRVNAGARAALSTPGKAVSLLPVGIISIDGQFQKGDIVQLADEAGQLLGLGIAEYGAEKALERLGQQHQRPLVHYDYLFLNPDLG, from the coding sequence ATGCCCCTCCCCTATCGCCGCCTCGTTGTCAAAATCGGTTCCAACGTCCTCACCCAAGATAACGGCTTGCCCGACCTCGCCCGCATGGAGCACCTTGTGGCCCAGATTGTGCAGCTTAAAGCGCAGGGCCTGGAAGTCATCGTGGTATCGTCGGGGGCGGTAGCGGCGGGGCGCAGCCTCATCACCCTGCCCGCCCAGGCCGATGCCGTGCGCAGCCGCCAGCTGCTGGCCGCCGTGGGCCAGGTGAAGCTGCTGAGCACCTACGCCGAGCTGCTGGCCCGGCACGGCCTGCTCTGCGCCCAGGTGCTGGTAACCAAGGAGGATTTCCGCGACCGCCAGCACTACCTGAATATGAAAAACTGCTTTCAGGAATTGCTCCAGCAGGACGTTATTCCCATTGTGAATGAGAACGATGTGATTTCCGTCACGGAGCTTATGTTTACGGACAACGACGAGCTGGCCAGCCTTATTGCCGCGCAGCTCGATGCCGATGCGCTCATTATCCTCAGCAACGTGGACGGCATTTTCACCGGCGACCCGCGCCTGCCGGAGTCGGAATTAATCAGGGAAATAGCGCCGGCTGATACGGGCTTCGACCAGTTTATTACAGCGCAGCGCTCGCAGTTTGGGCGCGGCGGCATGCTCACCAAGTGCCACATGGCGCACAAAGTAGCCAAGTTGGGCATCAGCGTGCACATTGCCAACGGCAAAACGGCCGATATTCTGCCCGGCGTGCTGGCCGGCACGGCGTTGAGCACTTGGTTTCGACCCAGCAAAACGGCCTCGGGCAAAAAGAAGTGGCTGGCCCACGCCCAAAGCGCCGCCAAGGCCGTGGTGCGCGTGAATGCCGGGGCCCGAGCGGCCCTGAGCACGCCCGGCAAAGCCGTGAGCCTGCTGCCGGTGGGCATTATCAGCATCGATGGGCAATTCCAGAAAGGCGATATTGTGCAGCTGGCCGACGAAGCCGGCCAGCTGCTGGGGCTCGGCATTGCCGAATACGGGGCCGAAAAAGCCCTGGAGCGGCTGGGCCAGCAGCACCAGCGCCCGCTGGTGCACTACGATTACCTGTTTTTGAATCCCGACCTGGGGTAG